A region from the uncultured Bacteroides sp. genome encodes:
- a CDS encoding AI-2E family transporter: MTGKERYWKYSLIIIVLSLGALLFFEFAPYLSGTLGAFTIYVVVRKQMMYLTEKKRMKRSLAAVILLLESILCFLIPLSLFVWLLLTKLQGINLDQAALVSSLEHVADLVQQKTGYDLLVKDNLTSIINFLPKVGQIFMASLGSFGMNLFILVFVLFFMLIGGDKMEKYTYSLLPFSDGNKQYVLKKINLIVKSNALGIPLLALIQGGVATVGYLIFGVPNPFFFGAITCFTTVIPMVGTALVWLPLSVYLALLGDWAQAIGLIAYAIIIVTNVDNLIRFMLQKRMANTHPLITVFGVLIGLSLFGFLGIIFGPLLLSVFVLCVDMCKKEYLD; this comes from the coding sequence ATGACTGGAAAAGAACGCTATTGGAAATATTCATTGATTATTATTGTACTGTCTCTGGGAGCACTTTTGTTTTTCGAGTTTGCACCATACCTGAGTGGCACACTGGGAGCTTTTACCATTTATGTTGTGGTAAGAAAGCAGATGATGTATCTCACTGAAAAGAAACGGATGAAGCGCAGCTTGGCAGCGGTGATTCTCTTATTAGAATCTATTCTATGTTTTCTGATACCACTGTCTTTGTTTGTATGGCTACTTTTAACTAAGCTGCAAGGTATAAATCTTGATCAGGCGGCATTGGTTAGCTCTCTTGAGCATGTAGCTGATTTGGTTCAACAAAAAACCGGTTATGATTTGCTTGTTAAGGACAACTTGACATCTATAATTAATTTCCTGCCTAAAGTAGGTCAAATCTTTATGGCTAGTTTAGGTAGCTTCGGGATGAATCTGTTTATCTTGGTTTTTGTTCTTTTCTTTATGTTGATTGGCGGCGATAAGATGGAAAAATACACGTATAGTTTATTACCATTTAGTGATGGAAATAAGCAGTATGTTCTGAAAAAGATTAACCTGATTGTGAAGTCGAACGCTTTGGGTATTCCGTTGTTGGCCTTGATACAAGGAGGTGTAGCAACCGTTGGTTATCTCATTTTTGGAGTTCCCAATCCATTCTTTTTTGGAGCTATAACCTGCTTTACTACGGTTATTCCTATGGTAGGAACTGCGCTGGTATGGCTTCCACTGTCTGTTTATTTGGCTTTGTTGGGCGATTGGGCACAGGCTATCGGGCTGATAGCGTATGCTATTATTATCGTCACGAATGTGGATAATCTCATACGCTTTATGCTGCAGAAGAGGATGGCGAATACACATCCTTTGATCACCGTGTTTGGGGTCCTTATAGGGCTTTCGCTATTTGGTTTCTTAGGAATTATTTTCGGGCCGCTACTGTTGTCTGTATTTGTTCTTTGCGTTGATATGTGTAAGAAGGAATACCTGGATTAG
- a CDS encoding MFS transporter, whose translation MKITTFNSFKSRNYRLYFSGQSVSLIGTWMQRTAVYWLVFDQTHSNFMLGLVVFATQFPSFLFSPLGGVISDRYNRYRVTLATQTCSMIQAAILSIVVLFTHYSIWEIFLLSVVMGVVNAFDLPARQSLVNEVVDDERNLQNAIALNSSMGKLAWLIGPAISGIILEKLGAGTCFLINAFSYLAVITSLLLMRITPYVPQPHTKKIMKEFKEGFNYLKNTPSLGKIVIMLACVSLLVLPFNTLLPVYAKVIFHGTASTYGYLNSAIGLGALVGAILLASLKPGANLKKLLFINLVILSIALLIFSHITNFSIALCTASLAGFAMMSQTTICNTIIQTEASIEMRGRALSFFAMAFFGMQPLGGLLTGTISQYIGAPYTILAQSIAAIIIAALFFSFLFSKKKKGKHALDEENLQTQLSNN comes from the coding sequence ATGAAAATTACTACCTTCAATTCTTTTAAAAGCCGTAACTACAGACTCTATTTTTCAGGACAATCAGTTTCATTAATCGGAACATGGATGCAACGCACCGCCGTTTATTGGTTAGTATTCGATCAAACTCATTCTAATTTTATGCTGGGGCTGGTAGTCTTCGCCACACAATTTCCTTCTTTCTTGTTTTCGCCGCTGGGAGGCGTGATATCCGATCGCTACAATCGCTATCGGGTTACGCTGGCTACGCAAACTTGCTCCATGATACAAGCGGCTATTCTCTCCATTGTAGTACTATTTACCCATTATTCTATCTGGGAGATCTTTCTTCTTAGCGTGGTGATGGGAGTAGTAAATGCGTTCGATTTACCCGCGCGGCAGTCATTGGTAAACGAGGTAGTGGATGACGAAAGGAATCTGCAGAATGCCATAGCGCTAAACTCGTCGATGGGAAAGCTTGCCTGGCTGATAGGGCCTGCCATATCGGGCATTATATTAGAGAAACTGGGTGCAGGCACGTGTTTCCTTATCAATGCTTTTAGCTATCTTGCCGTAATTACGTCCCTACTCCTGATGAGAATCACACCGTATGTGCCACAGCCGCATACTAAAAAGATCATGAAAGAGTTCAAAGAAGGATTTAACTACCTAAAGAACACCCCTTCCCTGGGCAAAATCGTAATTATGCTGGCATGCGTCAGCTTATTGGTACTTCCATTTAACACCCTCTTACCCGTATATGCCAAAGTGATCTTTCACGGAACAGCCTCGACCTATGGTTATCTGAACAGCGCCATAGGCCTCGGGGCATTGGTCGGAGCCATTCTGCTGGCCTCGCTAAAGCCGGGTGCCAATCTGAAAAAGCTCTTATTCATCAACCTGGTGATATTAAGTATCGCATTACTTATTTTTTCTCACATCACTAACTTTTCTATCGCGCTATGCACAGCCTCATTGGCTGGTTTTGCCATGATGTCTCAAACAACCATCTGCAACACAATTATACAAACCGAAGCATCTATTGAGATGAGAGGAAGAGCTCTCAGCTTCTTTGCCATGGCATTTTTCGGCATGCAGCCGCTGGGTGGGTTGCTCACCGGCACCATATCTCAATACATCGGCGCTCCGTACACTATCCTGGCACAAAGCATTGCGGCCATTATCATTGCTGCTTTATTCTTCTCTTTTTTGTTCAGCAAAAAGAAAAAAGGAAAGCATGCTCTAGATGAAGAAAACCTACAAACGCAACTAAGTAACAATTAA
- the folB gene encoding dihydroneopterin aldolase gives MKTTTTIFLRNVIFYAYHGVAPQETTVGNTFIIDLTVKGNFLQSMETDDVADTVSYADIYGVLKQEMAVPSKLLEHVCGRITKRLLHDFPLIEEVRLRLSKRNPPMGADIDSAGVEVFLARE, from the coding sequence ATGAAAACAACAACGACTATTTTTCTCCGGAACGTCATCTTCTACGCTTATCATGGTGTAGCGCCACAAGAAACAACGGTGGGCAATACTTTTATCATAGACCTTACAGTAAAAGGCAATTTCTTGCAATCAATGGAAACAGACGATGTGGCCGATACGGTGAGCTATGCCGATATATACGGAGTGCTGAAGCAGGAAATGGCTGTTCCGTCTAAGCTGCTTGAACATGTTTGCGGACGCATTACCAAGCGCTTATTGCATGATTTTCCGTTGATTGAAGAAGTAAGGCTCAGGCTCTCTAAACGGAATCCGCCTATGGGTGCCGATATTGATTCGGCAGGAGTCGAGGTGTTTTTGGCGAGAGAATAA
- a CDS encoding NAD(P)H-dependent oxidoreductase, protein MSTTIENLKWRYATKKYDTSKKITKEHLQILKDTISLTPTSFGLQPFKVLFIENPEIRKQLHAVSWGQSPVVDASYLVVFANYNDIDANYIDAYLKNIETTRGVSQEALAPLKSKIDSSIETFGDYLPVWTSKQTYIALGILLNAAAELHIDATPMEGFDKEQYNRILGLTEKGLSASVIAAIGYRHAEDHHQHFVKVRKPETEMFETI, encoded by the coding sequence ATGTCTACAACAATTGAGAACCTAAAATGGCGTTATGCCACCAAGAAGTATGACACTTCTAAAAAAATAACAAAGGAGCATTTACAAATATTGAAAGATACCATCAGCCTTACGCCCACCTCTTTCGGCTTACAACCTTTCAAGGTATTATTTATAGAGAACCCTGAAATACGTAAGCAGCTTCATGCAGTAAGCTGGGGACAATCTCCCGTGGTAGATGCATCGTATCTTGTTGTGTTTGCCAACTACAACGACATTGATGCAAATTATATAGATGCCTATCTAAAGAATATAGAAACTACTCGTGGAGTAAGTCAGGAAGCTTTGGCTCCACTTAAAAGCAAAATAGATTCTTCTATAGAAACATTCGGCGACTATCTGCCCGTGTGGACTTCCAAACAAACGTACATCGCCTTAGGCATTTTACTTAACGCGGCGGCCGAATTGCACATAGATGCCACTCCAATGGAAGGTTTCGATAAAGAACAGTATAATCGGATATTGGGTTTGACCGAAAAAGGCCTGAGCGCATCCGTTATAGCTGCCATCGGTTATCGTCACGCAGAAGATCATCACCAACACTTTGTCAAGGTGAGAAAACCCGAAACCGAAATGTTTGAAACCATTTGA
- a CDS encoding 4-alpha-glucanotransferase, with product MIASFNIEYRTNWGEEVRLLGSVPELGGGDFAKAIPLQTTDGTHWSTEAIISGVAGQPIKYSYFIYKEGNVVRKEWDSLQRNLYIPLISSPEKKRYRIYDSWKNIPDEQYFYSSAFTESLLAHYQKDDMPKSYRKGLIIKAYVPRIGDNYCLAICGNQDSLGNWDADKARLMSDANFPEWVAELDAGKLKFPLEYKFVLYNKKEKKAEAWENNPNRYMADPAIKANETCVIADRFVFFDVPAWKGSGVAIPVFSLKSEKSFGVGDFGDLKQLIDWAVKTDQKIVQILPVNDTTMTHTWTDSYPYNSISIYAFHPMYANLSSMGKLENAEDSARFAVKQKELNALPTVDYEAVNRLKWEYFRLLFKQEGDKVLASNAFNLFFEENKEWLKPYAVFSYLRDAYKTPDFRQWPKCSEFSESEIEKMCRPHAADYLHIAIYYYLQYYLHLQLLEATTYARAHGVVLKGDIPIGISRNSVEAWTEPYYFNLNGQAGAPPDDFSVNGQNWGFPTYNWEVMEKDGYKWWMKRFYKMSEYFDAYRIDHILGFFRIWEIPMHAVHGLLGQFVPALPMSREEIESYGLPFRSELYLKPYIHEYFLSQLFGPHTDFVKQNFIEATDTWEVYRMRAEFDTQRKVETYFAQKTDSDSLWIRDGLYALISDVLFVADQKEPDKYHPRIGVQHDFIYRALTDWEKAAFNRLYDQYYYYRHNEFWRQQAMKKLPQLTQSTRMLVCGEDLGMIPDCVAWVMNDLRILSLEIQRMPKNPADEFGHLSNYPYRSVCTISTHDMSTLRGWWQEDYQQTQRYYNHIMGHYGTAPAVATPELCEEVVRNHLYSNSLLCILSLQDWLSIDERWRNPNVEEERINVPANPKNYWRYRMHLTLEQLMKADSLNEKIKELIAKTGRNPEK from the coding sequence ATGATCGCATCATTTAATATTGAGTATCGCACCAATTGGGGCGAAGAAGTCAGACTTCTGGGTTCGGTTCCCGAACTTGGAGGCGGAGATTTCGCCAAAGCAATTCCCTTGCAAACGACAGATGGAACTCATTGGAGTACTGAAGCAATCATTTCCGGCGTTGCGGGGCAGCCTATTAAATATAGCTATTTCATCTATAAAGAAGGAAATGTTGTCCGTAAAGAATGGGATAGCTTGCAACGCAATCTCTATATACCGTTAATATCTTCGCCAGAGAAAAAGCGTTATCGCATTTACGATAGTTGGAAAAATATTCCCGATGAACAATACTTTTATAGCTCTGCCTTTACCGAATCTTTGTTGGCACATTACCAAAAAGACGACATGCCTAAAAGCTATAGAAAAGGGCTTATTATAAAGGCTTATGTACCACGAATAGGAGATAACTATTGTTTGGCGATCTGCGGAAATCAAGATTCTTTAGGCAATTGGGATGCGGATAAAGCCCGGCTCATGAGCGACGCTAACTTTCCTGAATGGGTGGCAGAACTTGATGCCGGAAAGCTAAAGTTTCCTCTTGAATACAAATTTGTATTATATAATAAGAAAGAGAAGAAGGCCGAAGCATGGGAAAACAACCCTAATCGCTATATGGCAGATCCTGCTATAAAAGCCAATGAAACGTGTGTAATAGCGGATCGATTTGTTTTCTTTGATGTTCCGGCATGGAAAGGTTCGGGCGTGGCTATTCCTGTGTTTTCACTAAAGTCGGAAAAGAGTTTTGGAGTGGGCGACTTTGGAGATCTGAAACAGCTAATAGACTGGGCCGTAAAAACGGACCAAAAAATTGTGCAGATTTTGCCGGTAAATGATACGACAATGACGCATACATGGACGGATTCTTATCCATATAACAGTATCTCTATTTACGCTTTTCATCCCATGTATGCAAATTTGAGTAGCATGGGCAAGTTAGAGAATGCAGAAGACTCCGCCCGGTTTGCAGTGAAGCAAAAGGAACTGAATGCCTTACCTACTGTTGATTACGAAGCTGTGAATCGGTTGAAATGGGAATATTTTCGTCTGCTATTTAAGCAAGAAGGAGACAAAGTATTGGCTTCGAATGCATTCAATCTCTTTTTTGAAGAAAATAAGGAATGGCTGAAACCTTACGCCGTCTTTAGTTATCTGCGCGATGCCTATAAAACGCCTGATTTTCGGCAATGGCCAAAATGTTCCGAATTTAGTGAAAGCGAAATTGAAAAAATGTGCCGGCCGCATGCAGCCGATTATCTGCATATTGCCATCTATTATTACCTTCAGTACTACCTGCACCTACAACTTTTGGAAGCTACTACTTATGCCCGTGCTCACGGAGTTGTTCTTAAAGGAGATATTCCTATCGGCATTAGTCGCAACAGTGTGGAGGCATGGACCGAACCTTATTATTTCAATCTTAACGGGCAGGCGGGAGCTCCTCCCGATGATTTCTCGGTCAATGGTCAGAACTGGGGATTTCCTACGTATAACTGGGAAGTGATGGAAAAAGACGGTTATAAATGGTGGATGAAGCGGTTTTATAAGATGTCTGAATACTTCGACGCTTATCGTATTGACCATATTCTCGGTTTCTTTCGTATTTGGGAAATACCGATGCACGCCGTGCACGGATTATTGGGACAGTTTGTGCCGGCTCTGCCTATGAGTCGTGAAGAGATAGAAAGCTATGGGTTACCTTTTCGTTCGGAACTTTATCTGAAGCCTTACATCCATGAGTACTTTTTGAGTCAGTTATTTGGCCCTCATACTGATTTTGTGAAACAGAATTTTATTGAGGCTACCGATACGTGGGAAGTGTACCGCATGCGGGCCGAGTTCGATACGCAAAGAAAAGTAGAAACTTATTTCGCCCAAAAAACGGATTCGGACAGTCTATGGATACGCGATGGGTTATATGCTCTTATCAGCGATGTGTTGTTTGTGGCCGATCAAAAGGAACCCGATAAATATCACCCACGCATTGGGGTGCAGCACGACTTTATCTACAGAGCACTTACCGATTGGGAAAAAGCAGCATTCAACCGTTTGTACGATCAATATTATTATTACAGGCACAATGAGTTCTGGCGTCAGCAAGCGATGAAGAAACTACCCCAACTTACTCAATCTACACGAATGCTGGTTTGTGGTGAAGATCTTGGTATGATACCCGATTGTGTGGCTTGGGTGATGAATGATTTGCGGATCCTCAGTCTGGAGATACAACGAATGCCTAAGAACCCGGCCGACGAATTTGGTCATCTAAGTAATTATCCGTATCGCTCGGTGTGCACTATCTCTACACACGATATGTCTACCCTGCGTGGTTGGTGGCAAGAAGATTATCAGCAAACGCAACGATACTACAACCACATTATGGGGCATTATGGAACTGCTCCTGCAGTGGCCACGCCCGAGCTTTGCGAAGAAGTAGTGCGTAATCACCTGTACAGTAATTCCCTGCTTTGCATTCTCTCTCTGCAAGATTGGTTATCTATAGATGAACGCTGGAGAAACCCTAATGTAGAAGAAGAGCGCATCAATGTTCCGGCTAATCCGAAGAATTATTGGCGCTACCGCATGCACCTCACTTTAGAGCAGCTCATGAAAGCAGACAGCCTAAATGAAAAAATAAAAGAATTGATTGCCAAAACGGGGAGGAATCCCGAGAAATAG
- a CDS encoding 3-phosphoshikimate 1-carboxyvinyltransferase: MRYKLSAPSHPKASIQLPASKSISNRALIIHALAKGAIVPTNLSDCDDTQVMIKALRENNEMIDIMAAGTAMRFLTAYLSVVPGKRTITGTARMQQRPILLLVNALRELGAQIEYAGNEGYPPLRITGCELSGNEITLKGNVSSQYISALLMIGPALKQGLAVHLTGDVISRPYINLTLQLMKDFGASACWSSECSIRVEPQLYKDVPFTVESDWSGASYWYQIVALSPTAEIELKGLFRNSYQGDSRGAEVFAKLGVETVFTDKGVKLHKTEPKQGRLEEDFIDIPDLAQTFVVTCALLNIPFRFTGLQSLKIKETDRMAALIAEMGKLGYVLRDEGNSVLIWNGERCQPQEMPVIKTYEDHRMAMAFAPAAICFPQMRIDEPGVVTKSYPGYWDDLRSAGFFIEQED, encoded by the coding sequence ATGCGCTACAAACTATCTGCTCCTTCACATCCGAAAGCTTCCATACAGCTTCCGGCATCGAAAAGCATCAGCAACCGGGCTCTTATTATTCATGCGTTGGCAAAAGGCGCCATCGTACCGACCAACTTGTCGGATTGCGACGATACGCAGGTAATGATTAAGGCGCTGAGGGAAAACAATGAAATGATAGATATCATGGCTGCAGGTACTGCTATGCGATTCTTAACGGCTTACTTGAGTGTGGTGCCGGGTAAACGTACCATCACGGGCACGGCACGCATGCAGCAACGTCCTATTCTTCTATTGGTCAATGCTCTTCGAGAATTGGGTGCACAGATTGAGTATGCGGGCAACGAGGGGTATCCCCCGCTTCGCATCACGGGCTGTGAACTGTCGGGCAACGAAATTACGCTGAAAGGGAATGTAAGTTCGCAATACATCTCGGCCTTACTGATGATTGGCCCCGCCTTGAAACAGGGACTTGCCGTTCATCTCACAGGTGATGTTATTTCGCGCCCGTACATCAACCTTACGTTGCAACTGATGAAAGACTTTGGAGCTTCGGCCTGCTGGAGTTCGGAGTGTAGCATCCGTGTAGAACCTCAGCTTTACAAGGATGTGCCGTTTACGGTGGAAAGTGATTGGAGCGGAGCTTCGTACTGGTATCAGATAGTGGCTCTTTCGCCTACTGCTGAGATTGAATTAAAGGGACTTTTCCGTAATAGTTATCAGGGAGACAGCCGGGGTGCAGAGGTCTTTGCAAAGTTGGGCGTGGAAACGGTATTTACCGATAAGGGTGTAAAATTGCACAAAACAGAGCCGAAACAGGGAAGGTTAGAGGAAGATTTTATCGATATTCCTGATCTGGCGCAAACATTTGTGGTAACTTGCGCACTGCTCAACATTCCGTTTCGCTTCACGGGCTTGCAGAGTCTGAAAATAAAAGAGACCGACCGCATGGCAGCACTTATTGCCGAAATGGGCAAGTTGGGCTATGTACTACGAGATGAAGGTAATTCCGTTTTAATATGGAACGGCGAACGCTGCCAACCGCAAGAAATGCCCGTGATCAAGACTTATGAAGATCACCGCATGGCGATGGCTTTTGCTCCGGCAGCAATTTGTTTTCCGCAAATGCGCATTGACGAACCGGGTGTAGTTACAAAGTCGTACCCCGGATATTGGGACGATTTACGTTCCGCCGGATTCTTTATAGAACAGGAAGACTGA
- a CDS encoding MarR family transcriptional regulator yields MEIDDTELASKLYTSISRLGKMVKREVKHDKLLSITERSTLSLLYKQSGMLPSELAAIEIVTGQSMSQIINKLCKNGLTRRKPSKEDKRKVLVEITSKGREFIELKRSRANEWLAKIISEKISESEKETLISVVNILTKITD; encoded by the coding sequence ATGGAAATAGATGATACTGAATTGGCCTCAAAGCTGTACACGTCAATCTCCCGTTTAGGGAAAATGGTAAAACGGGAAGTGAAACATGACAAGTTGCTTTCTATAACCGAACGTTCCACTTTATCCCTGCTCTATAAGCAATCGGGGATGCTACCCTCTGAGTTGGCGGCTATAGAGATAGTTACCGGACAGTCGATGTCGCAAATCATCAATAAACTTTGCAAAAACGGGTTAACAAGGAGAAAACCATCAAAAGAAGATAAAAGAAAGGTACTGGTAGAAATCACTTCTAAAGGGAGAGAATTCATAGAGCTAAAAAGAAGCAGGGCCAACGAATGGTTAGCAAAAATCATATCAGAGAAAATCTCCGAATCCGAAAAAGAAACGCTCATTAGTGTTGTTAATATATTGACAAAGATCACCGATTAA